A genomic window from Yoonia sp. R2331 includes:
- a CDS encoding GNAT family N-acetyltransferase — protein sequence MADALILRRAVASDAQGLVRVVKAAYAAFADLDLPPVAEGLDADIRDHPVWVAELDGQIVGGIVLILSDPPKIANLAVDPNVKGQGLGRKLVNLATDAARAAGHRQVQLTTHADMSATRAFYARLGWTDAGQDGNKVYMTLQL from the coding sequence GTGGCTGATGCCCTGATCCTGCGCCGGGCCGTTGCGTCCGATGCGCAGGGTTTGGTGCGGGTTGTAAAGGCCGCCTATGCGGCCTTTGCTGATCTTGATCTGCCACCTGTGGCCGAAGGATTGGATGCCGATATCCGGGATCACCCTGTTTGGGTGGCGGAACTTGACGGTCAAATCGTCGGTGGCATTGTCCTGATCCTGTCGGACCCGCCCAAAATCGCCAACCTCGCCGTTGATCCGAACGTCAAAGGGCAGGGGCTGGGCCGCAAGCTGGTAAACCTCGCCACCGATGCCGCCCGCGCGGCGGGCCACCGGCAGGTCCAACTGACAACCCACGCCGACATGTCCGCAACCCGCGCGTTCTACGCCCGCCTCGGTTGGACCGACGCTGGGCAGGACGGCAACAAGGTCTACATGACCTTGCAACTATAA
- a CDS encoding redoxin domain-containing protein: MTRLPNPGAPFPNVIVSALEGGQMSLGQVPDWGLVVIYRGLHCPKCKDYLRQLEALRDDFAALDVTVIAASGDPADRAQAMVDETGYGGPMGYDLSVPQMRDLGLYISDPLSDTETDRPFAEPGLFVINPAGQLQVHDISTAPWARPDLTMVRDGIRFAQDKGRPPRGTH; the protein is encoded by the coding sequence ATGACTCGCCTTCCCAACCCCGGTGCGCCTTTCCCCAATGTGATTGTGTCCGCGCTCGAAGGTGGCCAAATGTCACTGGGCCAAGTGCCCGATTGGGGTCTAGTGGTGATCTATCGCGGGTTGCATTGCCCCAAGTGCAAAGATTATTTGCGCCAGCTCGAGGCGCTGCGCGATGATTTTGCAGCCCTTGATGTGACGGTCATTGCAGCCTCTGGCGATCCGGCAGACCGAGCACAGGCGATGGTCGATGAAACGGGGTATGGCGGGCCGATGGGCTATGATCTGAGCGTGCCGCAAATGCGCGATCTGGGGCTTTATATCTCGGACCCGCTATCAGATACGGAAACGGATCGCCCCTTTGCCGAACCAGGGCTTTTTGTGATCAACCCGGCCGGCCAATTGCAGGTCCACGACATCTCGACCGCGCCTTGGGCACGGCCCGATCTGACGATGGTCCGAGACGGGATCAGGTTTGCGCAGGATAAGGGGCGGCCGCCGCGCGGCACGCACTAG
- the ald gene encoding alanine dehydrogenase, producing MHIGCPTEIKPQEFRVGMTPNAAREAVAHGHQVTVQSGAGVGAGFTDEDYLAAGAQIAGNAADIFAAADMIVKVKEPQAVERQMLRAGQILFTYLHLAPDPDQTHDLIASGATCIAYETVTDAQGGLPLLAPMSEVAGRLAPQVGAWTLQKANGGRGVLMGGVPGVGPARVVVIGGGVVGTHAARIASGMGADVTVLDRSLPRLRYLDDVFGAQFNTSYASAGNTADLAAEADLIIGAVLIPGAAAPKLISRAQLADLKPGAALVDVAIDQGGCFETSRATTHQDPIYDVDGIMHYCVANMPGAVARTSTIALGNATMPFMLALADKGWRQACADDPHLLNGLNVHAGQLTYYAVGKALGIDVLAPSLALKA from the coding sequence ATGCATATCGGATGCCCGACAGAGATCAAACCGCAAGAATTTCGGGTCGGCATGACGCCCAACGCCGCGCGCGAGGCTGTGGCCCACGGCCATCAAGTCACCGTGCAATCCGGTGCCGGGGTGGGTGCGGGGTTCACCGATGAGGATTATCTGGCCGCCGGTGCGCAGATCGCGGGTAATGCGGCAGACATCTTTGCCGCCGCCGATATGATCGTGAAGGTCAAGGAACCCCAAGCGGTTGAGCGCCAGATGCTGCGCGCGGGTCAGATCCTGTTCACCTATCTGCATCTGGCTCCGGACCCCGATCAGACCCACGACCTGATCGCCTCGGGCGCCACTTGCATCGCCTATGAGACGGTGACAGACGCCCAAGGTGGTCTGCCGCTGCTGGCACCCATGTCAGAAGTGGCCGGGCGATTGGCCCCGCAGGTTGGCGCCTGGACATTGCAAAAGGCCAATGGCGGGCGCGGTGTGCTGATGGGTGGCGTGCCCGGCGTTGGCCCGGCCCGCGTGGTGGTGATTGGCGGCGGGGTTGTTGGCACCCATGCGGCGCGGATCGCGTCAGGTATGGGCGCGGATGTGACCGTGCTGGACCGGTCCCTGCCCCGGCTGCGTTATCTTGACGATGTCTTTGGCGCGCAGTTCAACACCTCTTACGCCAGTGCGGGCAACACCGCTGATTTGGCGGCAGAAGCTGACCTGATCATCGGTGCGGTTCTGATCCCCGGTGCCGCAGCACCCAAGCTGATCAGCCGCGCGCAATTGGCCGACCTCAAACCTGGTGCTGCACTGGTGGATGTGGCGATTGATCAGGGCGGTTGCTTTGAAACCTCGCGCGCCACCACGCATCAGGACCCGATCTATGACGTCGATGGGATCATGCATTACTGCGTGGCTAATATGCCGGGTGCCGTGGCGCGCACCTCGACCATCGCCCTTGGCAATGCAACCATGCCTTTCATGCTGGCATTGGCAGATAAAGGCTGGCGACAGGCCTGCGCGGACGATCCGCATTTGCTGAATGGACTGAATGTGCATGCGGGTCAGTTGACCTATTATGCGGTTGGCAAGGCTTTGGGCATCGACGTGCTGGCCCCCAGCCTTGCCCTGAAAGCCTGA
- the mscL gene encoding large conductance mechanosensitive channel protein MscL yields MLSEFKDFIAKGNVMDMAVGIIIGAAFTAIVTSLVGDLINPIIGLVSGGVDFTNNYAVLGGEVPEGASLEAAREAGASVFAYGAFIMAIINFLIIAFVVFMLVRYVNKVKAAAETAEEEAPAEDPGPTELDLLKEIRDALAK; encoded by the coding sequence ATGCTATCTGAATTCAAGGACTTCATCGCCAAAGGCAATGTCATGGACATGGCCGTTGGTATCATCATCGGCGCGGCCTTTACCGCCATCGTGACATCGCTGGTTGGCGATCTGATTAACCCGATTATCGGCCTTGTGTCGGGCGGTGTTGATTTCACCAACAACTATGCCGTGCTGGGTGGTGAAGTGCCAGAGGGCGCATCACTCGAAGCCGCACGCGAAGCGGGTGCCTCCGTCTTTGCCTATGGTGCTTTCATCATGGCGATCATCAATTTTCTGATCATCGCGTTCGTGGTGTTCATGCTGGTGCGCTACGTCAACAAGGTCAAAGCCGCTGCTGAAACAGCAGAAGAGGAAGCCCCGGCAGAAGATCCCGGCCCCACAGAGCTGGACCTGCTCAAGGAAATCCGCGACGCGCTGGCAAAATAA
- a CDS encoding COQ9 family protein, with product MQTDPLKLQLLDAALTHVAFDGWSPATFDAAVAEVGIDPAHAATLCPRGAVDLAILSHQQGDAAMIAAMRAADLGDMRYSEKVAHAIRLRLAAVPDKEAVRRATALFALPHMSPDGARLIWGTADAIWTALGDTSDDINWYSKRATLSAVYGSVVLYWLGDTSPDGAATDAFIDRRIADVMQFEKVKAQLRDNPLLKPLTGPLGQLAARVKAPRQMPDFDDLPGMWREQ from the coding sequence ATGCAAACCGACCCACTAAAGCTACAACTTTTGGACGCGGCATTGACCCATGTGGCATTTGACGGGTGGTCGCCTGCCACGTTTGACGCCGCCGTGGCCGAGGTCGGGATCGACCCCGCCCATGCCGCCACACTTTGCCCGCGCGGGGCGGTCGACCTGGCGATCCTTTCTCACCAACAAGGCGATGCGGCGATGATCGCCGCGATGCGGGCCGCGGACCTTGGGGACATGCGGTATAGCGAGAAGGTGGCCCATGCGATCCGCCTGCGTCTGGCGGCGGTGCCCGACAAAGAGGCGGTGCGCCGCGCTACGGCGCTTTTTGCGCTACCGCATATGTCGCCCGATGGCGCGCGGCTGATCTGGGGCACAGCGGATGCGATCTGGACAGCACTGGGCGACACCTCTGACGACATCAACTGGTATTCCAAACGCGCCACCCTTTCTGCGGTCTACGGCTCTGTTGTGCTGTATTGGCTCGGCGATACCTCGCCCGACGGGGCCGCCACCGATGCCTTCATCGACCGACGTATCGCTGATGTGATGCAGTTCGAAAAGGTGAAGGCTCAACTGCGTGACAACCCGCTCTTGAAGCCTTTGACTGGTCCCCTGGGCCAGCTTGCCGCGCGGGTCAAAGCGCCACGCCAGATGCCAGACTTTGATGACCTCCCGGGGATGTGGCGGGAGCAATAG
- the rpsU gene encoding 30S ribosomal protein S21: MQVSVRDNNVDQALRALKKKLQREGVFREMKLKQHFEKPSVRKAREKAEAIRRQRKLARKKAQREGLL, translated from the coding sequence ATGCAGGTAAGTGTTCGTGATAACAACGTCGATCAGGCGTTGCGTGCCCTGAAGAAGAAACTTCAGCGTGAGGGCGTTTTTCGTGAAATGAAGCTCAAGCAACATTTCGAAAAACCGTCCGTCCGCAAGGCGCGCGAAAAGGCCGAAGCAATCCGCCGTCAGCGCAAGCTGGCCCGGAAGAAGGCCCAGCGTGAGGGTCTGCTCTAA
- a CDS encoding response regulator, producing the protein MTIATAQDDLSATVAAHLPYLRRYARALTGSQDSGDAFALATLQDILSDPGALTGDGPVKVALFAVMHRIWTGRPPVDADDAATRIEAAAQAHLAKLTPATREALLLQTLEGFSDDEVGQIIGTTAAKAARLIGIAHAEMAQSVVGDILIIEDEAVIAMDLETIVSEVGHTVTGVARTHAAALELARTARPGLILADIQLADKSSGIDAVNDLLGLFGDVPVIFITAFPERLLTGAKPEPAFLITKPYAEDQVRSAVAQAMFFASTETLQA; encoded by the coding sequence ATGACAATTGCGACGGCGCAGGATGACCTTTCAGCGACGGTTGCGGCGCATTTGCCCTATTTGCGGCGGTATGCGCGTGCATTGACCGGATCACAGGACAGCGGTGACGCCTTTGCCCTTGCCACGCTGCAAGACATTCTGTCGGACCCCGGTGCGCTGACAGGTGATGGCCCTGTCAAAGTGGCGCTATTTGCGGTGATGCACCGGATCTGGACCGGTCGTCCGCCAGTTGACGCTGATGACGCCGCGACCCGGATTGAGGCAGCAGCGCAGGCGCACCTGGCCAAGCTGACACCTGCCACGCGCGAGGCTTTGTTGCTGCAAACGCTTGAAGGGTTCAGCGACGACGAGGTGGGGCAGATCATTGGCACCACCGCGGCAAAGGCCGCGCGTCTGATTGGCATCGCGCACGCCGAGATGGCGCAAAGCGTGGTGGGCGACATCCTGATCATCGAGGACGAGGCGGTCATCGCCATGGACCTTGAAACCATCGTGTCAGAAGTGGGCCATACCGTCACCGGCGTCGCCCGGACCCATGCAGCCGCACTTGAATTGGCGCGAACGGCGCGTCCGGGGCTGATCCTGGCCGATATTCAACTGGCGGATAAATCGTCAGGCATTGACGCGGTGAATGATCTGCTGGGCCTGTTCGGCGATGTGCCGGTGATCTTTATCACAGCCTTTCCCGAACGGCTGTTGACCGGTGCCAAGCCGGAACCGGCATTCTTGATCACCAAACCCTATGCCGAAGATCAGGTGCGGTCTGCGGTGGCGCAGGCGATGTTCTTTGCCTCGACCGAAACGCTGCAAGCCTGA
- a CDS encoding YtoQ family protein, protein MTLRIYLSGEIHTDWRDQITAGAAGLDVVFDSPVTDHAASDDCGVAIMGPEPDKFWHDHKGAKLNAIRTRHGIENADVVVVRFGEKYKQWNAAFDAGMAAALGKSLIVMHGADHQHALKEVDAAALAVVETPQQVVQILDYVLSDKLPG, encoded by the coding sequence ATGACCCTGCGCATCTATCTTTCTGGCGAAATCCATACCGATTGGCGTGACCAGATCACCGCCGGTGCGGCGGGGCTGGATGTTGTCTTTGACAGCCCGGTCACTGATCATGCGGCGTCAGATGATTGCGGCGTTGCGATCATGGGGCCAGAGCCGGACAAGTTCTGGCATGACCACAAGGGCGCCAAGCTGAACGCGATTCGCACGCGGCATGGGATCGAGAATGCTGATGTGGTCGTTGTTCGCTTTGGCGAAAAGTACAAGCAGTGGAACGCCGCCTTTGATGCCGGTATGGCCGCCGCCCTTGGCAAATCGCTCATCGTCATGCACGGGGCCGACCATCAGCATGCGCTGAAAGAGGTGGATGCCGCGGCGCTCGCCGTTGTGGAAACGCCGCAGCAGGTGGTCCAGATTTTGGACTATGTGCTGTCGGACAAGCTGCCCGGCTGA
- a CDS encoding Lrp/AsnC family transcriptional regulator, which translates to MEIDHIDRRILEVLQKQGRMSHAELSDKVNLSPSACHRRIQRLEKDGIIAGYVALLNPRKMGRPTTVFVEITLSGQADEVLDAFERAVARVPDVLECHLMAGTADYLLKVVAGDTEDFARIHRRYLATLPGVAQMQSSFALRTVRQTTALPV; encoded by the coding sequence ATGGAAATCGACCACATAGATCGCCGAATCCTTGAGGTGTTGCAAAAGCAAGGCCGGATGTCCCATGCAGAGCTTTCGGATAAGGTGAACCTGTCCCCCTCGGCCTGTCACCGCCGCATCCAGCGGTTGGAAAAGGACGGGATCATCGCGGGCTATGTCGCGCTGTTGAACCCTCGCAAGATGGGACGGCCCACGACAGTTTTTGTCGAAATCACCCTGTCAGGCCAGGCGGATGAGGTGCTTGACGCCTTTGAGCGCGCAGTTGCCCGCGTGCCGGATGTGCTGGAATGTCATTTGATGGCGGGCACGGCGGATTACCTATTGAAGGTCGTGGCAGGCGATACCGAGGATTTTGCCCGCATCCACCGCCGCTATCTGGCGACATTGCCCGGAGTGGCGCAGATGCAATCGTCTTTCGCGCTGCGCACTGTGCGGCAGACGACGGCCCTGCCGGTCTGA
- a CDS encoding sensor histidine kinase: MAGRLPVRIMLLLTLALLPLGYLGVIQTTATTAVADNHLRQSLIGATEVATQSATLTLENAMGVAAAMAGLTVPVLDQPAACRAVLLGGLHAVPALAEAVIVNPEGHVICATADTIAAPALPTDLADRTADGGLVIYPQTHSIATGDAMVSLLWPVTSAQGVPLGHVALYVPLDPVPLSAPDAPLSLSLYTPDGLSLLSGGDAPTMDQVVAITGGQLQQATAGEITGPDGTVRMLVVRPMIPDHVYAVATWPRPPRDAAIFGLPGPLFPLLMWGASLAVAYLAMHRLVVRHVQRLDLQMRDFGRHRRISPPTTDAGVPAEIRALEATFQGMALDLISEEARMEDALRDKNILIKEVHHRIKNNLQLVSSIMNLQVRETQSAEARDILDRLKDRVRGLATVYGHLYAAQDMQRTQAAQLLEDVFGPVLNPSTLPGARIDVQTAYDNANLSADQAVPLTLLASELAMLTLRVVLDAADQPHQIAVTFSAPSSKLAELRIDHQVPEGGMTPQEQDGLEMRLVQAFARQLDSTAQITRTDSGRSIAVAFDLQAFDYADRSF, encoded by the coding sequence ATGGCCGGGCGCTTGCCAGTTCGGATCATGCTGCTTCTGACGCTGGCGTTGCTGCCGCTGGGCTATCTGGGCGTGATCCAGACCACCGCAACAACAGCCGTGGCCGATAACCACCTGCGCCAATCCTTGATCGGCGCGACAGAGGTCGCCACACAATCCGCCACGCTGACGTTGGAAAACGCAATGGGCGTGGCCGCCGCAATGGCAGGGTTGACCGTGCCGGTGCTGGATCAGCCTGCGGCCTGCCGCGCGGTTTTGTTGGGGGGCCTGCACGCGGTTCCTGCCCTGGCAGAGGCAGTCATCGTGAACCCCGAGGGCCACGTGATATGCGCGACCGCTGATACCATCGCCGCCCCGGCGCTGCCCACCGATCTGGCCGATCGCACCGCAGACGGCGGCCTTGTGATTTATCCTCAAACCCATTCCATCGCGACCGGCGATGCGATGGTGAGCCTGCTGTGGCCGGTGACCAGTGCGCAAGGCGTGCCGCTTGGACATGTGGCGTTGTATGTCCCCTTGGACCCGGTGCCACTCAGCGCGCCGGACGCACCACTGTCATTGTCGCTTTATACGCCGGATGGGCTGTCGCTGCTGTCAGGCGGTGACGCGCCAACGATGGACCAGGTGGTTGCTATAACAGGCGGTCAACTGCAACAGGCGACCGCAGGCGAGATCACAGGGCCGGACGGTACTGTGCGCATGCTGGTGGTGCGCCCTATGATCCCTGACCATGTCTATGCCGTGGCCACTTGGCCGCGTCCGCCGCGCGATGCTGCCATTTTCGGCCTGCCGGGGCCGCTTTTTCCACTCCTGATGTGGGGGGCAAGCCTTGCTGTGGCATATCTTGCCATGCACCGGCTGGTGGTGCGCCATGTTCAAAGACTAGACCTTCAGATGCGCGATTTTGGCCGCCATCGCCGGATCAGTCCGCCGACCACCGACGCCGGTGTTCCCGCTGAAATCCGCGCGCTTGAGGCGACGTTTCAGGGCATGGCGCTTGATCTGATCAGTGAAGAGGCACGGATGGAAGACGCGCTGCGCGACAAGAACATCCTGATCAAAGAGGTGCACCACCGGATCAAAAACAACCTGCAACTGGTGTCGTCGATCATGAATCTACAGGTGCGTGAAACCCAAAGCGCAGAGGCGCGCGATATTCTGGACCGGCTCAAGGATCGTGTGCGCGGATTGGCGACGGTCTATGGCCACCTTTATGCCGCGCAGGACATGCAGCGCACGCAAGCCGCGCAATTGCTTGAGGATGTCTTTGGCCCGGTGCTGAACCCCAGCACCTTGCCCGGCGCGCGGATTGATGTGCAGACCGCCTATGACAACGCCAACTTGTCCGCAGATCAGGCCGTGCCGTTGACATTGCTGGCCAGCGAATTGGCGATGTTGACATTGCGCGTGGTTCTGGACGCCGCCGATCAGCCGCACCAAATTGCGGTTACGTTCTCGGCGCCGTCAAGCAAGCTGGCGGAACTGCGGATTGATCATCAGGTCCCCGAAGGCGGCATGACACCCCAGGAACAGGACGGGTTGGAGATGCGGCTGGTGCAGGCCTTTGCCCGGCAACTGGACAGCACCGCGCAGATCACCCGCACCGATAGTGGTCGCAGCATCGCTGTTGCCTTTGATCTGCAGGCTTTTGACTATGCGGATCGCAGCTTTTGA
- a CDS encoding RNA polymerase sigma factor → MTTAPDLEEELVSHLPALRAFAISLARNKSQADDLVQDTIVKAWTNIGKFAAGTNMRAWLFTILRNNFYSERRKARREVADIDGAITAKLAEKPAHDGRLQFQDFKRAFDTLPVEQREVLILVGASGFSYEEAAAMCGVAVGTIKSRANRGRKQLAVLMHLDTDGPVELTDRATMAVVASSGGKTV, encoded by the coding sequence ATGACGACCGCCCCCGATCTTGAAGAAGAGTTGGTCAGCCACCTGCCAGCCTTGCGCGCCTTTGCAATCAGTCTGGCGCGCAACAAGAGTCAGGCTGATGACCTGGTGCAAGACACCATCGTCAAGGCCTGGACCAACATTGGCAAGTTCGCAGCCGGCACCAATATGCGCGCCTGGCTGTTCACCATTTTGCGCAACAATTTTTATTCCGAACGGCGCAAGGCCAGGCGCGAGGTGGCCGATATTGACGGCGCGATCACCGCAAAACTGGCGGAAAAGCCCGCCCATGACGGGCGCTTGCAGTTTCAGGATTTCAAGCGGGCGTTTGACACGCTGCCTGTGGAACAGCGCGAGGTGTTGATCCTCGTGGGGGCCTCTGGCTTTTCCTATGAAGAGGCCGCAGCCATGTGTGGCGTCGCCGTGGGCACGATCAAAAGCCGCGCAAACCGGGGCCGCAAGCAACTGGCGGTGCTGATGCATTTGGATACCGATGGCCCGGTGGAATTGACCGACCGGGCCACAATGGCCGTGGTCGCAAGTAGCGGCGGTAAGACGGTGTGA
- a CDS encoding glutathione S-transferase family protein — MTDLSHFPITKRWPAKDPSVIQLYSYPTPNGVKASVALEEMGLAYEPHLVTLADADVKSDAFLSLNPNNKIPAIIDPDGPDGPIGLFESGAILLYLAEKTGKFIGQDARDKAHITQWLMFQMGGVGPMFGQMGFFHKFAGKDIEDPRPKQRYVDEAKRLLNVLEGQLASRDWVAGDYSIADMAIAPWLNALEFYGTKDITGYNDLTHVPAYVERFYDRPAVQRAKRIPNPDG; from the coding sequence ATGACGGACCTTTCACACTTTCCGATCACCAAACGCTGGCCTGCGAAGGACCCGTCGGTGATCCAGCTTTATTCATATCCCACGCCCAACGGGGTCAAAGCCTCAGTTGCACTGGAAGAAATGGGCCTTGCTTACGAACCGCATCTGGTGACGTTGGCCGACGCTGACGTCAAAAGTGACGCCTTTCTGTCGCTGAACCCCAACAACAAGATCCCCGCAATTATTGATCCTGACGGCCCTGACGGACCGATTGGTCTGTTCGAAAGCGGTGCGATCCTGCTGTATCTGGCGGAGAAGACAGGCAAGTTCATTGGGCAAGACGCCCGTGACAAGGCCCACATAACCCAGTGGCTGATGTTCCAGATGGGCGGCGTTGGTCCGATGTTCGGGCAGATGGGGTTCTTTCACAAGTTCGCAGGCAAGGATATCGAAGACCCGCGCCCGAAACAGCGCTACGTGGACGAGGCCAAGCGCCTGCTGAACGTGCTCGAGGGCCAACTGGCATCGCGCGACTGGGTTGCCGGTGACTATTCCATTGCGGATATGGCGATTGCGCCCTGGCTGAACGCGCTGGAATTCTACGGCACAAAGGACATCACGGGCTACAATGACCTGACCCATGTCCCGGCCTATGTGGAACGCTTCTACGACCGCCCCGCGGTGCAAAGGGCCAAGCGCATTCCCAACCCCGACGGCTAA
- a CDS encoding NepR family anti-sigma factor has product MSKDQPSETAKALIDANLRRVFSEAAEEELPERFHELLAQLKTRASPQDDGPQK; this is encoded by the coding sequence ATGTCAAAAGACCAACCCAGCGAAACGGCCAAAGCGTTGATCGACGCCAACCTGCGCCGGGTCTTTTCGGAGGCTGCCGAGGAAGAATTGCCCGAACGCTTTCACGAGCTTTTGGCCCAGCTCAAGACTCGCGCGTCGCCACAGGACGACGGGCCGCAGAAATGA